The following proteins are co-located in the Salvelinus fontinalis isolate EN_2023a chromosome 41, ASM2944872v1, whole genome shotgun sequence genome:
- the slc1a8b gene encoding solute carrier family 1 member 8b, whose product MECIKHIIKSMVSVKVWAYIKGYCKRNGLLTLSVIAVVSGCVLGFSLRSFNLSTQAKIYFSFPGELLMRMLKMLILPLITSSLMSGLSAMDTKASGRLGVLTITYYLWTTFIAVIVGIILVLVIHPGTGTEKDGHRGGSGPVMTSADALLDLIRNMIPSNLIEATFQQYRTDLVPIVASSLVESQANYVYVMPDHNNPQLGHPVFLEITPAPDIKYKIVPGHSSGMNVLGIVIFSATMGLLLGKMGERGAPLVNVCQCVNECVMKIINAAMWYFPFGIVFLVAGKILDMHDPAHLGEKLGMYFITVLAGLFVHGLILLPLFYFVITRKNPFTYIRGLLQALVIALATSSSSATLPITMKCLLENCGVDRQIARFVLPVGATINMDGTALYEAVAAIFIAQVNEYELDFGQLVTISITATAASIGAAGIPQAGLVTMVIVLTSVGLPPADITLIVAIDWVLDRFRTMINVLGDALAAGIMCHLCKKDFERRESNANSARRDTVISFGGQSVQSCALSDAPLMDYAHRCDYVYEVEGDCVTERSGPTYNLCQV is encoded by the exons ATGGAGTGTATAAAGCACATTATAAAGAGCATGGTCTCTGTGAAGGTTTGGGCGTACATCAAGGGCTACTGTAAACGCAACGGGTTGCTGACGCTCTCGGTCATCGCCGTGGTTTCTGGCTGTGTGCTCGGCTTCTCCCTCCGCAGCTTCAACCTCTCCACGCAG GCAAAGATCTACTTCTCGTTCCCTGGAGAACTGCTGATGAGGATGTTGAAGATGCTGATCCTGCCTCTCATCACGTCCAG TCTGATGTCGGGGCTGTCAGCCATGGACACTAAGGCCAGCGGGCGGCTGGGGGTGCTAACCATCACCTACTACCTGTGGACCACCTTCATCGCTGTCATCGTCGGAATCATCCTGGTGCTGGTCATCCACCCTGGTACGGGCACAGAGAAGGACGGGCACAGAGGAGGGTCAGGGCCCGTTATGACTTCTGCTGACGCTCTGCTGGACCTCATCAG GAACATGATTCCCTCCAATCTGATAGAGGCAACATTTCAACAGTACCGTACAGACTTGGTGCCCATAGTGGCCTCCAGTTTGGTGGAGTCCCAGGCCAACTACGTCTACGTGATGCCCGACCACAACAACCCTCAGCTGGGCCACCCTGTCTTCCTGGAGATCACCCCAGCTCCAGACATCAAGTACAAGATCGTCCCTGGCCACAGCTCTGGCATGAACGTACTGGGGATTGTCATCTTCTCTGCTACTatgg GCCTGCTCCTGGGGAAGATGGGCGAGAGAGGCGCTCCATTGGTcaatgtgtgtcagtgtgtcaacGAGTGTGTTATGAAGATCATCAATGCTGCCATGTG GTATTTCCCTTTCGGCATTGTGTTCCTGGTAGCAGGGAAGATCCTGGACATGCATGACCCCGCCCACCTGGGAGAGAAGCTGGGGATGTACTTCATCACAGTGTTAGCCGGCCTGTTTGTCCACGGACTCATCCTGCTGCCGCTCTTCTACTTTGTAATCACACGCAAAAACCCCTTCACCTACATCCGAGGCCTGCTACAGGCTCTGGTCATCGCCCTGGCAACCTCCTCCAGTTCCGCCACCCTGCCCATCACCATGAAATGTCTATTGGAGAACTGTGGAGTGGACAGACAGATCGCCAGGTTTGTCCTTCCAGTGGGAGCCACCATCAACATGGACGGGACAGCCCTCTACGAGGCCGTGGCAGCCATTTTTATCGCTCAGGTCAACGAGTACGAACTGGACTTTGGTCAGCTGGTCACCATCAG TATCACAGCAACAGCGGCCAGTATCGGGGCTGCTGGGATTCCGCAGGCGGGCCTGGTTACCATGGTGATCGTCTTGACCTCTGTGGGGCTGCCGCCCGCTGACATCACACTGATCGTGGCCATCGACTGGGTCCT GGATCGTTTCCGGACCATGATCAATGTGTTGGGAGACGCCCTGGCTGCAGGCATCATGTGTCACCTCTGTAAGAAGGACTTTGAGAGGAGGGAGTCAAACGCTAACTCTGCCCGG